One Aliidongia dinghuensis DNA segment encodes these proteins:
- a CDS encoding mechanosensitive ion channel family protein, protein MWTLVLLALAALLWLLRMTFGEGLGLTDPSAGHIVTLGALALSMLAAAQLAHALLIRVLLHASRNRGLVTSDLVRSTLAVALYMATVVAYLRFVLALDVTSVLATSALLSAIIGLALQPMLGHLFAGVSIELERPVRIGDFVRRDEMEGRVISLSWRSVHIQTDRGSVFVMPNSDFTAKLIEVVPQNQPFRHQVFFHVGSDQPPGQVIRVAMQVFRSGLPNILQLPSPSVIALGNDPVGGTIRYSARFSTLQVQDRGTIGSHFLERLWYALSRAGIELPAQPAIWTAAGQANGQMDGEAPVVPLLRSRAELEPKRFPGELASLSPALGEMLLLSARSVRYGKNERCDGAALSLILEGQLRERHQGGIEQFDDILDRLITAVEEQGGASLFDVGQRRLSEAEFHPLLDRATLVIGPLARSLCASVAALTSDAFLAYRAVAASIPTEEAREAFLAEAPQAPVRPLQPGDWYGWPYAMGRDTAPPLCEASRDCRLLAWTPGDFAAALAGAGEADLEILVRHLSRHAAGCEALTVAELRTWALRAA, encoded by the coding sequence ATGTGGACCCTGGTTCTCCTCGCGCTCGCAGCACTGCTCTGGTTGCTGCGCATGACGTTCGGCGAAGGTCTTGGCCTCACCGACCCGTCGGCCGGCCATATCGTGACCCTGGGCGCGCTGGCGCTGAGCATGCTGGCCGCGGCCCAGCTGGCCCATGCGCTGCTGATCCGCGTGCTCCTGCACGCCAGCCGGAATCGCGGCCTCGTGACCTCGGATCTGGTGCGCTCGACGCTGGCGGTGGCGCTCTACATGGCGACGGTCGTCGCGTATCTGCGCTTCGTCCTGGCCTTGGACGTGACCAGCGTGCTCGCGACCTCTGCGCTGCTGTCAGCCATCATCGGCCTGGCGCTTCAGCCGATGCTGGGCCACCTGTTCGCGGGCGTCTCGATCGAGCTGGAGCGGCCGGTCCGTATCGGCGACTTCGTCCGTCGCGACGAGATGGAAGGCCGGGTGATCTCGCTCAGCTGGCGATCCGTGCATATCCAGACCGATCGCGGGTCGGTCTTCGTCATGCCCAACAGCGATTTCACCGCGAAGCTGATCGAGGTGGTCCCGCAAAACCAGCCCTTCCGCCACCAGGTCTTCTTCCATGTCGGCAGCGATCAGCCGCCGGGCCAGGTCATCCGGGTCGCCATGCAGGTCTTCCGCAGCGGCTTGCCGAATATCCTGCAGCTTCCTTCGCCCTCCGTCATCGCGCTCGGCAATGATCCGGTCGGCGGCACCATCCGCTATTCCGCGCGCTTCTCGACGCTGCAAGTGCAGGATCGCGGGACGATCGGTTCGCATTTTCTCGAAAGGCTATGGTACGCCCTGTCGCGGGCCGGCATCGAATTGCCCGCCCAGCCGGCAATATGGACGGCGGCCGGCCAAGCGAACGGTCAAATGGACGGCGAAGCGCCAGTGGTTCCCCTGCTGCGCTCCAGGGCTGAACTTGAACCGAAACGCTTCCCCGGCGAGCTCGCGTCCCTGTCCCCGGCGCTCGGCGAGATGCTGCTCCTGAGCGCCCGTTCCGTCCGCTACGGGAAGAATGAGCGCTGCGACGGCGCAGCACTCAGCCTGATTCTGGAAGGGCAGCTCCGCGAGCGGCACCAGGGCGGCATCGAGCAGTTCGACGATATCCTGGACAGGCTGATCACCGCGGTCGAAGAGCAGGGGGGTGCCTCGCTGTTCGATGTCGGCCAGAGGCGGTTGAGCGAGGCGGAGTTCCATCCCCTGCTCGATCGCGCGACCCTGGTCATCGGGCCGCTAGCGCGCAGCCTTTGCGCGTCTGTCGCCGCGCTGACCAGCGACGCCTTCCTCGCCTATCGCGCTGTCGCAGCCTCCATTCCGACGGAGGAGGCGCGGGAAGCTTTCCTCGCGGAGGCCCCTCAGGCGCCGGTGCGCCCGCTGCAGCCCGGCGACTGGTACGGCTGGCCCTACGCCATGGGGCGCGACACCGCGCCCCCGCTCTGCGAGGCAAGTCGGGACTGCCGCCTGCTGGCCTGGACACCCGGGGATTTCGCGGCTGCCCTAGCCGGCGCCGGCGAGGCGGACTTGGAGATCCTCGTTCGCCACCTGTCGCGCCATGCGGCAGGATGCGAAGCGCTGACCGTCGCCGAACTTCGCACCTGGGCCCTGCGCGCAGCCTGA
- a CDS encoding Tll0287-like domain-containing protein, producing MRRAGKENVDMRIETRFAWIIAFCFLFGVTVAGLTSYRLESAQAQAEVKQKADLLLETALAVRSYTTDEIAPALGRGAASFHSAEIPSFAAQSTLKRLAAKFPEYHYRESSLNPTNVQDRATDWEVGLLRRFSADATLTEQYGELGSGADRHFYVARPIRLKSQECLQCHSSAAAAPPEMLAKYGPNNGFGWQMGEVVGLQLVEVPTAPTDRKAINSVLVTTGSLTSILVLSAVIFLLLLRRYVTHPLETLTRVAHASSLSSVPAETPAPVAAGQFAELHHAIMRLQTSVTRALSLIERRNGGHGGGQGGGTPGEAC from the coding sequence TTGCGCCGCGCGGGGAAAGAGAACGTTGACATGCGCATAGAAACTCGGTTCGCGTGGATTATTGCTTTTTGTTTTTTGTTCGGCGTGACAGTGGCAGGTCTTACCTCTTATCGCCTGGAGTCGGCGCAGGCGCAGGCAGAGGTCAAGCAGAAGGCCGATCTATTGCTCGAGACCGCGCTCGCCGTGCGATCGTATACGACCGACGAGATCGCACCGGCCCTGGGCCGGGGCGCCGCCAGTTTCCATTCGGCCGAGATCCCGTCTTTCGCGGCGCAGAGCACGCTCAAGCGCCTCGCCGCGAAATTTCCCGAATACCACTATCGCGAAAGCTCGTTGAACCCGACCAATGTGCAGGACCGCGCCACCGACTGGGAGGTCGGGCTGCTGCGTCGCTTCTCGGCCGATGCCACCCTGACCGAGCAATATGGCGAGCTCGGCAGCGGCGCCGACCGGCACTTCTATGTGGCGCGCCCGATCCGGCTGAAATCGCAGGAATGCCTGCAATGCCACAGCAGCGCCGCGGCAGCGCCGCCGGAAATGCTGGCGAAATACGGCCCCAATAACGGCTTCGGCTGGCAAATGGGCGAGGTCGTCGGGCTGCAGCTGGTCGAAGTGCCCACGGCGCCGACCGACCGGAAGGCGATCAACAGCGTGCTCGTCACCACCGGGTCCCTGACCAGTATTCTCGTGCTGAGCGCCGTGATCTTCCTGCTGCTGCTGCGCCGCTATGTCACGCATCCGCTCGAAACCCTGACCCGCGTCGCCCATGCCTCCAGCCTGTCCTCGGTTCCGGCCGAGACGCCGGCCCCGGTGGCAGCGGGCCAGTTCGCCGAGTTGCACCATGCCATCATGCGCCTGCAGACCAGCGTGACACGCGCCCTGTCCCTTATCGAACGCCGCAATGGCGGCCACGGGGGCGGCCAAGGCGGCGGCACCCCCGGCGAAGCCTGCTGA